Proteins from a single region of Stutzerimonas stutzeri:
- a CDS encoding alpha/beta family hydrolase: protein MGKGQSAGIDTDQYTQSDKGHLVSWNQPQVDTWASLILAHGAGAPMDSPFMNEMAERLAGRGIAVCRFEFSYMAARRTEGRKRPPSPQAHLLAQCREIHALVRQQATGLLAVGGKSMGGRMASLLADETGVDALVCLGYPFHPAGKQDKPRVAHLAALQTPTLVVQGERDALGSRETVEQYRLSPAINVHWLAAADHDLKPLKRSGLTHDQHLNSAADAVAAFLRGLKSQ from the coding sequence ATGGGGAAAGGGCAATCTGCCGGTATTGACACGGATCAATACACACAAAGTGACAAAGGACATCTCGTCAGCTGGAACCAACCGCAGGTCGATACCTGGGCCAGCCTGATCCTGGCCCATGGTGCGGGTGCGCCAATGGACAGTCCGTTCATGAACGAAATGGCTGAGCGCCTTGCGGGGCGTGGTATTGCGGTGTGTCGCTTCGAGTTCTCCTACATGGCTGCGCGTCGTACGGAAGGCCGTAAGCGGCCGCCCAGCCCACAGGCGCATCTGCTTGCGCAATGTCGCGAAATCCATGCTCTGGTGCGACAGCAGGCCACAGGGCTTTTGGCCGTTGGCGGCAAGTCGATGGGCGGCCGCATGGCCAGCCTTTTGGCCGATGAAACAGGGGTGGATGCGCTGGTCTGCCTGGGCTATCCGTTCCATCCTGCTGGCAAGCAGGACAAGCCTCGGGTTGCCCATCTCGCAGCGCTGCAAACGCCGACGCTGGTCGTACAAGGCGAGCGCGATGCACTGGGCAGTCGCGAGACGGTTGAGCAGTACAGGTTGTCACCAGCGATCAATGTGCACTGGCTCGCGGCGGCAGATCACGACCTAAAGCCGTTGAAGCGCTCGGGGCTGACCCACGATCAGCACCTGAATAGCGCCGCCGATGCAGTGGCGGCTTTCCTGCGTGGTTTGAAGAGCCAATGA
- a CDS encoding methyl-accepting chemotaxis protein, which translates to MRNNQPVTQREYAFPDQKRLVSTTDLKGQITYCNSIFAEVSGFDREELIRAPHNLVRHPDVPPAVFEHMWSTLKQGKPWMGIVKNRRKTGDHYWVNAYVTPILDQQRQVTGYESVRTKPTREQVQRAEALYARINSGKSGVPRRDTWLPILSKWIPFIVISQIGFFVGAGFDHPLAFFAAALLSVPLGLAGLQWQQRGLKRLMQLASQTTSDPLIACMYTDSRGVEAQLEMAMLSQQAHLKTCLTRLQDTAVHLQGQAKQADSLAQNCANGLVRQHQETEQVATAINEMAATTQEVASNVALAAEATREASRLTVHGREVTAETRKAIQQLSDSVAKTGEAVNRLANDSDAIGGVVDVIKSIADQTNLLALNAAIEAARAGESGRGFAVVADEVRQLAQRTASATGEIHQLIEKLQLQARHAVQTTEDGHVHATRGVDQVAEADQALAGINEAMGNIIDMTTQIASATEQQSAVADEISHNVSTIARLADQTSGDARSSALLSEELAATAEGQYSLVERFNR; encoded by the coding sequence ATGCGTAATAACCAGCCCGTAACTCAACGTGAATACGCCTTCCCAGACCAGAAACGACTCGTCTCAACCACCGACCTGAAGGGCCAGATTACCTACTGCAACAGCATCTTCGCCGAGGTCAGTGGTTTTGATCGCGAAGAACTGATTCGCGCCCCGCATAACCTTGTTCGTCATCCCGATGTGCCTCCGGCCGTGTTCGAGCACATGTGGTCGACCCTCAAGCAGGGCAAGCCTTGGATGGGTATCGTCAAAAACCGCCGCAAGACTGGCGATCATTACTGGGTCAATGCTTACGTCACCCCCATTCTCGATCAACAACGGCAAGTCACGGGCTACGAGTCCGTGCGGACCAAGCCGACCCGCGAGCAGGTCCAGCGGGCGGAAGCGCTCTATGCGCGCATCAACTCCGGTAAAAGCGGGGTGCCCCGCCGCGATACCTGGCTACCGATCCTGAGCAAGTGGATACCGTTCATTGTCATCAGCCAGATCGGCTTTTTCGTCGGCGCTGGATTCGATCATCCGCTGGCATTCTTTGCGGCAGCACTGCTGTCCGTGCCGCTGGGCCTGGCGGGGCTACAGTGGCAGCAGAGAGGGCTGAAACGTCTGATGCAGCTGGCCAGCCAGACCACCAGTGATCCGCTCATTGCCTGCATGTATACCGACAGCCGTGGCGTCGAGGCCCAGCTGGAAATGGCGATGCTTAGCCAGCAGGCACACCTGAAGACCTGTCTGACACGTCTGCAGGACACCGCTGTACATCTTCAAGGGCAAGCCAAGCAGGCCGATTCTCTGGCACAGAACTGCGCCAATGGCCTGGTGCGGCAGCATCAAGAGACCGAGCAAGTTGCAACAGCCATCAACGAAATGGCCGCCACCACTCAGGAAGTGGCTAGTAACGTCGCGCTGGCAGCCGAGGCCACCAGAGAAGCGAGCCGACTGACCGTTCATGGTCGTGAAGTCACTGCCGAAACGCGCAAGGCAATTCAACAGCTTTCCGACTCGGTAGCCAAGACGGGTGAAGCGGTCAATCGACTGGCGAACGACAGCGACGCGATTGGCGGTGTGGTCGACGTGATCAAGAGCATTGCCGACCAGACCAACCTGCTGGCGCTCAACGCAGCCATTGAGGCCGCGCGCGCGGGTGAAAGCGGTCGAGGCTTCGCTGTGGTAGCCGACGAGGTACGTCAGTTGGCTCAGCGCACCGCCTCTGCCACCGGCGAGATCCACCAGTTGATCGAGAAGTTGCAGCTGCAGGCTCGTCATGCGGTGCAAACAACCGAGGATGGACACGTGCATGCCACGCGCGGGGTCGATCAGGTAGCCGAAGCCGATCAGGCCCTCGCCGGCATCAATGAGGCGATGGGCAATATCATCGACATGACCACCCAGATCGCATCGGCTACGGAGCAGCAAAGCGCCGTCGCCGACGAGATCAGCCATAACGTCAGCACCATCGCCCGCCTGGCCGACCAAACCTCGGGGGATGCGCGCAGCTCAGCGCTGCTCAGCGAAGAGCTCGCCGCGACTGCAGAGGGTCAGTACTCGCTGGTCGAGCGGTTTAACCGCTGA